The Candidatus Nezhaarchaeota archaeon DNA window GCAGCATAGTCAATAAGTCACAAAGAGCATCATCAAGTTGAGGCTTTCTAACAACCTAGCTTATCACTTGACTATCCAGAATGAAGTGATCGTAACCAAGCTAGAATGTGAATTTATAATCGAAAACTGCATTACTTTGTAGCTGATGATCGCAGTTAAAAGTATATCATGAACTTATGAGGTCAACCTCGCTAACATCAGCATTAAGGAGACAAGTATTATAAGTATGACTAGGACGGCCATCATTAACCCTTCATAGCTTCTCCTTTTAGTCTCACTTATAGCTATGAAGACAACGCTGGTGAGGGGTGTTAACGCTAGTATAAGGGTTGCTATGAACGCCACTAAGTCGTTTAATGATTTGTTGTCAAAGAGACTTAACATAAAGCTTAACGCGAAGGCGATCAAGCTGGCCGCTAAGCCTATGGTGAATAACTTCTTTAAAGTGTTGTAAATCGTCACAACGTGTTCCTCCTAACTACTAAGAATCATTTGAATCCCCTTGCTTAACATCATGTAAGCTAAGTAGATTAATAGGATGGCAAAGGCGAGTAACAACCTCGAGCTTTTCACCTTACCCATGATCCTTGAGCTCAGAGTGGATCCTATTATTGTCCCCATCACCATCAGTGGCACAATCTTAAAGTTTAGTAATCCAAAGGATAGGTAGGCCATCACGCCTATCGAGCTTGTAAGCCCAATCATGAACGCACTTGTTGCTACTGAGACCTTTATCGGCACCCTCATGATCCTATTCATTATGGGGACCTTGATAGCTCCCCCGCCAATACCAACAATGCTCGACAAAATACCGGCTAACAATGCTGTCGCTAACCCCCAGTAGCTATTGAATACCCGGTACTCTATGGTCTTATGAAGGCTAAAGTCGTAGTATTTAGATGAGAGCTTTAAGACTTTAGCCAAAAAATCCTCGGTCCTCTCAGTCGAGTTCATGTTCACTTCACCATCTTTAGCTCGCACGTTCTTAATTTGAACTATAGCTATGGTTATCAAAGTTAAGCCCAAGACCATGTGCAGCACACCTTGCGGTGCAATAGTCACTAAGAAGGCTCCTAAAATAGCTCCTATGGCTGCGCTCGTCTCTAAGAATAGTGCTAGACGTAAGTTCACAAGCTTTTGTGATATGTAATTTCGGCTACTAGCAATGCTAGTAGCCACGACGCATACAAGACTTGCTGCAACCGTCTCCTTAATCGGCATCCCCATGATCGTGGATAGAATGGGGACCATTATCGCTCCTCCACCAATGCCAAACATAGCTCCTAAAAAGCCTGCAAAGAAAGTCGTTAAAAAGAGCGTTAAATGTAATAATGCTAAGATCAGCATCACCTCACATTCGATTATAAGGGCTCAGTTCCTACTAGTTAAGAGGGCTTAAATTTTAAGCTTATGACTAACTTGGCGCTGCTAAGTGTAATTCCACAAAGCATGACGGCGAAGAGATGGTACATTGCCAGGAATTAATGCTCAACTCAAAAACTAGGGATAAGTTTAAACCTTAGGTACTCAGACTAAGCAAGATGATAATGGTGAAGGTGAGTCTATCTAAGTGCCCTAAGAGGTACTTCGCTGGTACTCATCGAGCTCTTGATCCAGAAGAAACTCTAAGCCTCATAGAGCCAAAGATCAAAACGATAGGTGTAACTCGAATCTCTGACATAACTGGGTTAGATAGAGTAGGAATTCCGATATACTCATGCGTGAGACCAAGAGCAGCTGAAGGAGCTGTTTCTGTGTATTCGGGTAAGGGCATTACGGACACGCTAGCTAAGATCTCTGCGATTATGGAAGCTATTGAGAGATATTCAGCCGAGGTGAGACCTCAAGATGAGGATATGATGATAAAGGGATCTTATAAAGAATTGTCAGCGAGATACTCTGTTTTGGATCCTACAACTCTAATACTTCCAAATCTATCGTCGTACGATAGGTCCTCAATACTCAGGTGGATTAGAGGGTATGACTTGGTACAGGGAGAGGATGTTTTAGTACCAGTTAGCGCGGTTTTCCACCCCTATAACCCTAAAGGAGATCTTCACTTATTTAGGACTAACACCAATGGTCTTGCATCAGGTAATACCATTGAGGAGGCGATTCTTCACGGGTTAATGGAAGTAGTAGAGAGGGATGCATGGAGCATAGCTGAGCTGTCTAGGAATGGCGGTAAGATAATTGAGGTCCCATCGAAGTACAAATTGGTTCGGGAGTTGATGGAGAAATTCGAAAGAGCATCTATTGAAGTCTATCTACGAGATATAACATCAGATATAGGGATACCGACCATTGCTGCTGTCTCAGATGATGTGTTATTAAAGGACCCGGCTCTCTTAACTATAGGGTTCGGCTCTCATTTAGACCCAGAAATCGCAGCTATAAGAGCACTACTCGAAGTTGCTCAAAGTAGGCTTGTTCAAATTCAAGGGGCAAGAGAGGATACTCACAGAGCTAACTTAATGAGAATGATAGGTTATGAGAGGATAAAACGCATCAATAAGCACTGGTTCTCAAAATCAGATGAAGTCATAAAATTAAGCGAATTACCCCACTTAGCCAGGGACGACATACTCGACGAAATATTACTCGTGGTGGATGTCTTGAGGAGGAGGGGCTTTGATAGAGTAGTAGTGGTCAACTTAACAAGACCTGAGATTTCGATACCGACAGTTAGGGTTATAGTTCCAGGGCTCGAAGTCTATGCTGTAGATCAAGATAGGATAGGTCCAAGGGGTAGAGCATGCTTGAAAAGCAGAAGATAGTTGTTTTCACTGGACCTAGCTTAAGTCATAGAGAAGCACGTACAATACTTGAGCATGCAACCTACATGCCTCCAATAAAGCGTGGGGATGCGACTAAAGCCTTTGAGAGCGGAGCTAAGATCATAGGTGTAATAGACGGAGTCTTCTTTCAAGATGTCGCGGTCTCACCTAGAGAACTACTCAATCTTCTTGACAGAGGCGCGATAATAGTTGGAGGTGGAAGCATTGGTGCTCTTAGAGCTGCTGAGTTAGATGAATTCGGCATGATAGGCGTGGGTGAAATATATCGTATGTACAAGAGAGGAGAGGTCCTTTCAGATGACGAAGTCGCATTAATATTCGATCCATACACCTTTGAACCTCTATCAGAGCCATTGATCAACATACGCTATAACGTAAGGAAACTTGCGAACGAGGGAGTTATAGATCACATGATGGCTGAGAAGCTAATTCAGATAGCTAAGAACCTTCATTACTCCCAAAGAAGTTACGAAAAGGTTTTGGCAGAGGCCTTAAAACAGGGTTTCTTGAGCCCTGCAGAGCGTGATCACCTACTTCGCCTAATCATAGAGCGAAGAGTTGACTTAAAGAAGCTAGATGCCATAGAAGTGTTAAGGAAGATAGCAGAGCTAGCACACGTTTACGTAAAGATTTCGAGTTCGTACACAGCTCTTCAACAGCGTTGATTAACGAGAAATGATGGTCTTTGTCCTTTGTAGCACTTGTTTTTTCTAAATTTTTAGGTGACCATGCATCACATACTTCTCGTGTCTGCAGTTTCTTTAAGTGAGTATTATGAGTACCAATGAAACTTTGAGGGAGAGGATAATTAAAATCTTAAGGGATAGCTCAGAACCTCTTACTGCAGATAACATAATTACATTACTGGGGTTGGCAGATATAAAATCAAGGGATGTCTATGAACATTTAAAGCACATAGCCAAGAGTGTACGAGCTAAGGGACATGAGGTATTGGTGATGATCCCACCATCATGTCGAACATGTGGCTTCACCTTCACCAATCTAGATAAGCCTAAGAAGCCGAGCAAATGTCCTAAATGCAAGAGTGAGAGGATTGCCCCTCCAGCATTTAAGATAGTTTCAAGAGATCAAGTTTAATAGCTTTAGAAGCTCCATTAGATTCCTCACATGAGGATAGGTCACGTTGTTGTCTCTCTTCACCAGGACGGCATTCATCCCTGCTTTAATCGGATTTTCATAATCTCTCTCGTAATCATCCCCTACGTGAAGCACCTCTTTGGGATCAACCTTCAACCTCTCCGCAACAAATCTATAGAACCCCGAGGTCTTGCTTACGAGACCTAGATCAGATACGCAGGAGAAGATAGCTCTGAATCCTTGAAAGCCTATAACGTCCAAAGCAACGTCTATAAACTCTCTACTTAAGTTACTTGAAATCACGACATCGTACTTAGCTGATAATCTCCTTAAAGCCTCCTTAACGTCATTGTAAACCTCAACTTCGCTTCGAATTAGCCTAAGGGCTTCGCTTACCCTCATCTTTAAATCAAAGAGTTCAAACCAGTAATTCGGGACGTACCACCTTATGTCATCCTTACCGATCTTATCATAGCTTAAGTAGACAATTCTCTTAGCCTCGTCAATGCTCACGCCATGTCTCTCTGCAAAGAGCCTAGGTACAAGCTCAAGCCAGAAGAAGTCCACAAACCTTCTACTAACAAGAGTCCCTGTAACGTCAAGTGATATGACTTTAATTTCCTTAACCCCCAGCACAATCATAGAGATGTAGCTTTAGGGAGAAAGGTATTTCTCTAGGTAGCACCCTTAAAGGCAAAGTAAAAGTACGATGATCCACTATAAACGTTCATTCAATAAGTAACATAAATTATCGAATAATCGTTTATTAGAAATCACATCAGCCTAAAATTAGTTTAGAAGAATTAAGAAAAGTCTCTCCAGATGTTTAGATGGACAAAGCTTATAAGGTTAATCTTTATGAGGATGAGAGTGTTTGGTGGAAGACCATGCCGTTTCGAAGGAAACCTGACGGCTCCTTTGAGCCCATTATGAGGAGCCCATCCGAAATCTTAGAGTTGTTAGATAAGGATGGAGTGAGATTTGTATCCTTTCAGTTTACAAGCTTAAGCGGCAGGTTCCATCAAGTCACTATACCAAGAAGGGTTATAGAGAAAGAGAAAATAAATGAAGGAGTGGCTTACTTTGATGGCTCTTCGATAAAGGGCTTTGCTGAAGTTCAAGACTCAGACATGCTATTAAAACCTGATCCAAATACCTATGCCGTAATGCCATGGTCAAACAAGGAATCAAGAATTGCTCGCTTCATATGTGATGTTTATTGGGGCTTCGGTCGTGGAAGGCTTGAGAGGGACCCAAGGTACATAGCTCAAAAGGCTGAAAGGTACTTAAGGGAGGAGGGCTTCACAACTTCCTACTGGGGTCCTGAAGTAGAGTTCTTCGTATTTGAGAGAGCTGGTTGGGACGTACTTGACACTTACAAAGGTCAGTCTTATCACATAACGTCTAGAGAAGCCCCTTGGAATGCTGAAGTAGAGGCCGGTTACCCAATAAGGTTCAAGGAGGGCTACTTTTCAATTCCACCACAAGACACTTTAATGGAATTTAGGTGCGAGGTTGTAAGGATACTTGAGGAGAACTTTGGGATTTTAGTAGAAGCACATCACCACGAAGTTGCAACAGCAGGACAATGTGAGATAATCATGTATAGGGATACTCTAACAAACATGGCGGACAGCGTCATGACCTATAAGTTCGTGGTAAAGAATGTGGCTAAATCGATGAATCTCGTAGCAACGTTCATGCCGAAACCGATATTCGGTGATAATGCATCAGGAATGCACGTGCACATAAGTCTCTGGAATGATGACGGAAACGTATTTTATGATCCTAATGATAGCTATGCTGAGCTCAGTCAAATAGGTAGATACTTCATTGGAGGGCTAATGGAGCATGCAAGGTCCCTAGCAGCAATTACCAACCCAACAACAAACTCATACAAAAGGCTCGTACCAGGCTACGAAGCTCCAGTTTACATAGCCTGGAGTAAGTCTAACAGATCAGCATGTATAAGGGTTCCCGCGTATCATAAGGGAGGTGCTAAGGCAATTACTAGCAAGAGGATAGAGTACAGACCTCCAGATCCATCAACGAACCCGTACCTATGCTTTGCAGCCATATTAGCCGCGGGCTTGGATGGAATAAAGAAGAAGATAGATCCAGGAGACCCAGTAGACGAGAACATATACCAGTTGACTCCCGAGAGGAGGAGGGCGTTGGGGATAAAGGAACTACCAGGCAACCTTAAGGAGGCCGTTGAGGAGCTACAGTCAGATAGGGACTTTCTAAAACCCGTTTTTACAGACGACGTTCTCGATAAGTATGTCGAGATAATAATGAAGGGCTATATCGAGGTAGCGATAAGACCCCATCCCTATGAGTTCTTTTTGTACTTTGACGTTTAATTAAAATTAAGTCTTAACCCTGCTAAGTAGCACTTTCACCATCTTCTTTCCATCACAAATTACGTTCTCTTTCTCAACTCTTAGAACCTTGTACTTTGCGCCATCCCTTACGTACGGGCTTTGGCAAAGATCCCACAACTTGCAACTTGTCTTCTCGCAAGTCCTTCTCTTGAATGTTATTATGGCATCTTCAATAGCCACTTTTACGTCAACTACAGCTTCAACCTCAGCTTCTACAACCCTAGCTACTACGACCCAACCTTCTCTTAAGGGGCATTTGTGCTTCTTCTTTAATACTTCAACGACTTTGTATATCGTGTCCTCCTCTAGCTTCATCACACAAACCTCTTTCAGCTTACATCGATTGCAAGTCTCAGTTGCTCCTTTAAACACAAACTTAAATCCCGGTTTCGCTTGTAGCTCGCCAATAAGAGTTGTTATGAGCTCTTGGCTCATCAGATCGCCTCTTCGCTCTACATCTGAAGTGAGTAGATGAATCAATCTATTACTCCCGTAATCCTCGCGAGGCTTTCAGCTGCTTCCCACGTTAAGCCAGTGTCACCTAGTATTGTGTACCTATCCCTGATTTTGTGAGCCTCGACTAACGCTCTTATTATGTACTCATCCTCTATTCCAAGCTCCTTAGCTGTAGTCGGAGCTCCTATGATCTTAAGCGCTCTCTTAATCTTTTTCCAATTCATCCCGTGAAGGTAAGCCATCATTATCGTTCCAACACCGCATTGCTCGCCGTGAAGAGCAGGTTTTGGGGCTATCATGTCTAAAGCGTGCGAGAACATGTGCTCTGAACCTGAGCAGGGTCTTGAAGAGCCTGCTATGCACATAGCAACTCCACAGGACACCAAAGCCTCAATAACGGCTCTCACTCCTTCTTCTTTACGAGCCCCTATGAGCTTAGCGTTCTTCATGACAAGCTTAGCAGACATCTCAGCGAGCGAGGCCGCATATTCACCATAGTACTCGTTCTTCAGCTTATGCGCAAGTCTCCAATCTCTAACAGCGGTGAGCTTAGC harbors:
- a CDS encoding sulfite exporter TauE/SafE family protein gives rise to the protein MLILALLHLTLFLTTFFAGFLGAMFGIGGGAIMVPILSTIMGMPIKETVAASLVCVVATSIASSRNYISQKLVNLRLALFLETSAAIGAILGAFLVTIAPQGVLHMVLGLTLITIAIVQIKNVRAKDGEVNMNSTERTEDFLAKVLKLSSKYYDFSLHKTIEYRVFNSYWGLATALLAGILSSIVGIGGGAIKVPIMNRIMRVPIKVSVATSAFMIGLTSSIGVMAYLSFGLLNFKIVPLMVMGTIIGSTLSSRIMGKVKSSRLLLAFAILLIYLAYMMLSKGIQMILSS
- a CDS encoding YcaO-related McrA-glycine thioamidation protein codes for the protein MSLSKCPKRYFAGTHRALDPEETLSLIEPKIKTIGVTRISDITGLDRVGIPIYSCVRPRAAEGAVSVYSGKGITDTLAKISAIMEAIERYSAEVRPQDEDMMIKGSYKELSARYSVLDPTTLILPNLSSYDRSSILRWIRGYDLVQGEDVLVPVSAVFHPYNPKGDLHLFRTNTNGLASGNTIEEAILHGLMEVVERDAWSIAELSRNGGKIIEVPSKYKLVRELMEKFERASIEVYLRDITSDIGIPTIAAVSDDVLLKDPALLTIGFGSHLDPEIAAIRALLEVAQSRLVQIQGAREDTHRANLMRMIGYERIKRINKHWFSKSDEVIKLSELPHLARDDILDEILLVVDVLRRRGFDRVVVVNLTRPEISIPTVRVIVPGLEVYAVDQDRIGPRGRACLKSRR
- a CDS encoding TfuA-related McrA-glycine thioamidation protein — its product is MLEKQKIVVFTGPSLSHREARTILEHATYMPPIKRGDATKAFESGAKIIGVIDGVFFQDVAVSPRELLNLLDRGAIIVGGGSIGALRAAELDEFGMIGVGEIYRMYKRGEVLSDDEVALIFDPYTFEPLSEPLINIRYNVRKLANEGVIDHMMAEKLIQIAKNLHYSQRSYEKVLAEALKQGFLSPAERDHLLRLIIERRVDLKKLDAIEVLRKIAELAHVYVKISSSYTALQQR
- a CDS encoding transcriptional regulator — protein: MSTNETLRERIIKILRDSSEPLTADNIITLLGLADIKSRDVYEHLKHIAKSVRAKGHEVLVMIPPSCRTCGFTFTNLDKPKKPSKCPKCKSERIAPPAFKIVSRDQV
- a CDS encoding HAD family hydrolase, producing the protein MIVLGVKEIKVISLDVTGTLVSRRFVDFFWLELVPRLFAERHGVSIDEAKRIVYLSYDKIGKDDIRWYVPNYWFELFDLKMRVSEALRLIRSEVEVYNDVKEALRRLSAKYDVVISSNLSREFIDVALDVIGFQGFRAIFSCVSDLGLVSKTSGFYRFVAERLKVDPKEVLHVGDDYERDYENPIKAGMNAVLVKRDNNVTYPHVRNLMELLKLLNLIS
- the glnA gene encoding type I glutamate--ammonia ligase; this translates as MPFRRKPDGSFEPIMRSPSEILELLDKDGVRFVSFQFTSLSGRFHQVTIPRRVIEKEKINEGVAYFDGSSIKGFAEVQDSDMLLKPDPNTYAVMPWSNKESRIARFICDVYWGFGRGRLERDPRYIAQKAERYLREEGFTTSYWGPEVEFFVFERAGWDVLDTYKGQSYHITSREAPWNAEVEAGYPIRFKEGYFSIPPQDTLMEFRCEVVRILEENFGILVEAHHHEVATAGQCEIIMYRDTLTNMADSVMTYKFVVKNVAKSMNLVATFMPKPIFGDNASGMHVHISLWNDDGNVFYDPNDSYAELSQIGRYFIGGLMEHARSLAAITNPTTNSYKRLVPGYEAPVYIAWSKSNRSACIRVPAYHKGGAKAITSKRIEYRPPDPSTNPYLCFAAILAAGLDGIKKKIDPGDPVDENIYQLTPERRRALGIKELPGNLKEAVEELQSDRDFLKPVFTDDVLDKYVEIIMKGYIEVAIRPHPYEFFLYFDV
- a CDS encoding UPF0179 family protein — translated: MSQELITTLIGELQAKPGFKFVFKGATETCNRCKLKEVCVMKLEEDTIYKVVEVLKKKHKCPLREGWVVVARVVEAEVEAVVDVKVAIEDAIITFKRRTCEKTSCKLWDLCQSPYVRDGAKYKVLRVEKENVICDGKKMVKVLLSRVKT
- a CDS encoding NAD(P)-dependent glycerol-1-phosphate dehydrogenase, with the protein product MLDPHDIELPKKILIGKNVINSVGDVVKSLGLSGKAYVLLGKTGRNLAAKSVLNSLTACNYDVVDYDAEEEVLGELLKAKPDLVIAIGGGTTIDLGKYIAFKLNAPFVSVPTAASHDGIASPMVSLKSLGSPYSIKARPPIAIIADVSIIMSAPHKLLASGCGDILAKLTAVRDWRLAHKLKNEYYGEYAASLAEMSAKLVMKNAKLIGARKEEGVRAVIEALVSCGVAMCIAGSSRPCSGSEHMFSHALDMIAPKPALHGEQCGVGTIMMAYLHGMNWKKIKRALKIIGAPTTAKELGIEDEYIIRALVEAHKIRDRYTILGDTGLTWEAAESLARITGVID